The bacterium BMS3Abin08 genome segment CTTGTTTCAGGATCTATATAAAACGTAACATATTGAAAATACGAGATTCTGAAATAAATTCAGAATGACATCATGTACGTTTTCAGGATTATGACACAGCCTCTGATGGAAGGGGATTGCACTACCTGCTTGTTTTTACACACATTCCTGAAAAAGCTTGCAAATTCACCGTCACGGGTGGATGCCGGTTTCATAGACCACTCAGCCCGGTTTTAAGCAATAATTTTATCCTTTCGCAATAATTTATATGCCCAGACCTTGACAAAGTCATTAACTACGGCCCACGCAAGGGCATACACCCAAACTATCAAGGCATTTTGCCAGCCTATCGGGGCTACAAACCATCCGTATACCACAAAGAGTGTTGCAAGAATTTTTGTCAAAATAGCTGCCCAGAGCAATATGGGAGCAGGGTGAGGTTTCCGCCAGAAACGGTCTTCCGTCCGTGTTATAAATATTGTCAGATGTCCGGCCACCGCCAGTTTTAAAAATATAAAACTCTGTACAACCGGGGCTGAAAGGTGCATGTACTCTTCAGCTATATAGAAGATTCCAAAGCTTGCAATAACACCCAGAATTCCGAGCATGGTGGATATACTCATCACTTCCGCCATATTCCATCTGACAGGTTCAGCATCTACCTTTGTGTTGTCATAGGCAATAGCCAGTATGGGCAGGTCATTCAGGAGGGCCAGGATAATAATCATGATTGCCGTAACCGGGTAGAAATTGAATATGACAATCGATGCCGTCATAAAGAGGATTACCCTGATTGTCTCAGCAATTCTATAGAGACTGTAACTCTTCATCCTTTCGAATGTGACCCTTGCTCCCTTTATGGCATCCACGATTACGGACAACCCCGGGGCCATCAGAACAAGATCCGCTGCAGCCCTTGCCGCATCCGTCGCCCCTGAGACTGCGATGCCGGCATCCGCCTTCTTCAAAGCGGGTGAGTCATTGACGCCGTCACCTGTCATTCCGACGATATGCCCGGCTTTCTGGAGCCTGTCAACGATAAGGTATTTATCCTCCGGAAATACCTGGGCAAAGCCATCGGCCTCCTCTATCACCGATATAATCTCGGATTCATGCCTCTTAACATAGCCCTTAGGCAGTTCTATGTTTTCAAACTCTTTCTCTATATCTTTTACAA includes the following:
- the yloB gene encoding calcium-transporting ATPase yields the protein MLGILRFTLILTVAAIPVALPAVLSVTMAVGAMSLAKKQAIVSRLVSIEELAGVDVLCSDKTGTLTQNRMTVSDPVPFGGHTVQELMLYAALASKEENKDPIETPIFEYIQKTGQTKELTRYQQTKFTPFDPVSKRTEAIVKSGDKTFLVTKGASQVILGLCGEQINQEEILGKVEDFAEKGFRTLGIAVKQPEAESFDFIGLLPLFDPPREDSKSTIKEAMALGLDVKMVTGDNIAIAKQIANVLGIGDNIFDARDLRGASNKELIILGKIISTAVFKKLSPDVSERDTEEFAKGVVKDIEKEFENIELPKGYVKRHESEIISVIEEADGFAQVFPEDKYLIVDRLQKAGHIVGMTGDGVNDSPALKKADAGIAVSGATDAARAAADLVLMAPGLSVIVDAIKGARVTFERMKSYSLYRIAETIRVILFMTASIVIFNFYPVTAIMIIILALLNDLPILAIAYDNTKVDAEPVRWNMAEVMSISTMLGILGVIASFGIFYIAEEYMHLSAPVVQSFIFLKLAVAGHLTIFITRTEDRFWRKPHPAPILLWAAILTKILATLFVVYGWFVAPIGWQNALIVWVYALAWAVVNDFVKVWAYKLLRKDKIIA